CCCCCCCCCCCCCCCCACCGCAAGACGTACCGTTCCCGCCGGTTGAGCCGGAGCCGCATGCCGAAAGGGCAAACACGACCAAGCCAGCAATGCGAGCCCACAAGGTCGGATACTTTCCGTGGGAGATATGACATCTCATAAGTTTTCTGGATCGAATGAGGATTCCGTAAGCTATTATCACTTATCTCTTTGTTTTTGTCAAGCAGTACCGGCTTAATTCCGGTTCCCGTCCCCCTACCGCTGCTCCTCGTATTCGACGACCATCTTGAGGAGCGTGGCGTCGGGCCGCGCACGGAGCTTGCGGCCGTTGACGATGATGGTCGGGGTTCCCTCGACGCCCACCTTCGTGCCGGTGTCGAGGTCGTCGCGGATCATCCTGTCCGTCAGGGGGTCTTTCATGCACTTCTCGAACTTGCCCATGTCGAGGGCGAAGTTTTTGGCGATGGACCGGATGCTGGTTTCGTTGAGGCCGCGCCCCTGGATTTCGAACATCGCCTCGTAGATCTCCCAGAGTTTCCCCTGCTGGCTGGCGCAGATGGAGGCGCGGGCCGCCTCGCAGGCGTTCTGGTGCCCGCGGCCCTTGGGGATGCGCGGGTTGCACTCTCCGTCGAGCGGATAGTTGCGGTAGCAGACCTTCACCCGGTCGCCGTGGGTTCGGACGAGTTCCTTCAGCGCCGGCACGAATCCCTTGCAGGCCGGACACTGGAAGTCAGCGAACTCCACCAGCATGACCGGGGCATTGGGGTTGCCCTTGGGCTGGAGCGGTCCGCAGTCGAGATCAACCTTCGGCATGGCGTCCAGGAATCTCGCCACGAGTCTCAGGGTGTCCTCGCGTTCGGTGGTTTGTTCCCCGTCGATTATCACGTCAGGCTTCGGGGTTTCGGGGCGGGCGACAGCGGGATCTTTCTTCTCGATGGCGTCCACCGGGCTCATCCGTGCGGAAAGGCCCCAGAGCACCAGCAGCGACGCCACGACCGAAGCTCCCGAAATCCCGAGGAGCTTCGGGCTGAACAGGGCGGAGATCTCGTCGCCAAACCCGCCGCCGGGGGCCGACTTCAGCGCGATCCACCCGAAAGCGAGCAGTGCGAACGAGCAGACATAGAGGACCGTGCAGGCGGGACAGATCGTTTTCAGGACGGCATAGGACAGGTAGGCCATCACGAGGCTCACCAGCGTCGTAAAGGCGCCGCCCGCCAGCAGAAGACGCGGCAGGGCCTTCTTCGGGTCCAGAATCCCCGACAGCGCCACGACTCCGATCAGTACGTAGGTAATGACGGCGAAGTTCGAGATGGGGACACCGAACAGTTCCGAATACTTCGATTCAATCGTGATCTGGCAGTTGGCCACGTCGCTGATCGTGCAGAGCGAGCCCAGAAGTTCCTTCGTGTACCGGATCGTGTGCAGATGCGTCAGGTAGAACGACACGATGACGGCAACGGCGGAAACTGCCACAGCTGCCGGATAGAGCCATCTGGGCGTGGCGGACGTTTTTTCCTCGGACATGGATATTCACCCCTAGGTATGGATGGAACTCAGGTAACGGGGCGAGCCTAGACCATGCCGCTGGGGGGTGGAAGTCGGACTGATAGCGGAATGAAGCCGGTTTAACGCTTTTCAGCGCAGGAGTGCGCCGGGGTCCACTTCCCAGGGCGCGTCCGAAAGCCGGTCCCGGCGATAGTGGGGCAGAAGGCCTGCGGGGGTGACCGGTTCGGGCCGATCCAGAAGGCCGAGCGAATGGGCGAGGTAGCCCAGGATTTTCTCTACGGTCCAGCCGTGGTGGAGCAGTTCCGGCAGGGTAATATCACGCTCCCGTTTGGCGAACTTGCGGCCACCCAGACCCGTGACGAGCGGGACATGCAGGAATCCGGGTGGTGTCCAGCCGAGTGCTTCATACAGGAGAACCTGCCGGGCGGTGGAATCGAGCAGATCGGCCCCCCGCACGACGCACGTCACCCCCATCGCGCGATCATCGGCGACGACGGCGAGCTGGTAGCTCGCCACGCCATCCTTGCGGAAAACGATGAAGTCGCCCCGGAGCGTCGAGACGTTTTCCGCCGCAGCGCCCGTATGGATATCTGTCATCGTGACCAGCCGGTCGTCGGCCCGGAACCGGAAGGCATAGGATTCGCCGCCCGAAATCCGGCGGCTGGCATCAGCAGGCGGCAGGTGCCGACAGGTGCCGGGATAACGGGGACCGTCTTCACCGGGAGCAGGGGCCCCGGCGGCCGTTTCGATCTCCTTGCGGCTGCAGAAGCAGGGGTAGACAAGGTTCCGGGCTTCCAGTGCCGTAACAATCTTCCGGTAGTAATGGGCCCGTTCGCTTTGCCGGTAGGGGGAGTGAGTATTCCGGAGTTCAGCCGGCCCTGCCGTTGCACCGGGGCCTTCGTCCCAGTCGAGACCCATGGCCCGGAAATCCTCGATGATCTGGTTTTCAAACTCCGGGCGCGAACGGGCAGGATCCAGATCCTCGATCCGGAGGATGAGCCGCCCTCCGTGGGCACGGGCATCGAGCCAGGCGACGAGTGCCGTTCGCAGGTTGCCGATATGCTGGCGGGCCGTGGGAGACGGGGCGAGCCGCCCCACATAGGGAGTGGTCACGGGAAAACGGTCTAGGCGGCCTTCGCCAGAACGGCGTCAACCATCCGGGTGGTCGTGGCGCTGCCGCCCATGTCACCGGTGACATCGCGGCCTCCGGTCACGATGCTGTCGATGGCGGCATCCAGCCGTTGCGCCTTCTCGCGTTCGTTGATGTGCTCCAGCAGCATCACGACCGTGCGGAGTATTCCCGTGGGGTTGGCCCAGTCGCGGCCATCCCGGTGGGGGCGGGCGCCGTGAAACAGCTCGAAAACCGCCATGCCCCCATCTCCATAGCTCGCGCTCGCCACCGTGCCCGGACCACCCACCAGGCCTGCGCCGAGGTCGGAGAGGAGATCGCCATAAAGGTTGGTCGTCAGGATCAGGTCGTATTTCTGCGGCCGCTGGACCATCTGGAGCGAGGCGTTGTCCACGATGAAGTCGCTGAACCCGATGAATGGGGATTCGCCCGCCACCCGCCGGGCGGTTTCAAGGAACAGGCCGTCCGACTTCTTCATGATGTTTGCCTTGTGGACGCAGGTGATGGAACGGCGGCCGTATCGTTTGGCGTATTCGAATGCGAAATGGCTGATCCGCTCGCAGGCTATCCTGGTCGCCAGCTTGATGGTGAGGACCACTCCCTGTGCCACCTTGTGCTCGATGCCTGCGTATATGTCTTCCGTGTTTTCGCGGATAATGACTGCGTCAATCCCGCGAAACGCCTCGCGGACATGAGGCAGGCTTTTGAGAGGCCGGACGTTGGCATAGAGATTGAGCGTTTTCCGGAGCTGGACGTTCGGAGAGGAGTATTTGACGCCCATGGCCGATTCTACCGGCCCCTTGATGGCAACCCGGGTGCGGCGGATCGATTCAACCAGTGTCCTGGGTACAGCTTCTCCGGTCCGTTCAAATGCCGTCCGGCCCATTTCCTGCTCGTCCCATCTGGTGCCGGGCAGGAGCGCATCAATGACCCGGCGGGCATGAAAGAGAAGTTCCGGGCCCAAACCCTCGCCGGGGACATAGGTGATTTCGATGCCCATGGCGGGAAACTGTACCATGCGGAACAATCTCCGTGAAGCGGGGATACCTGAATGGCCGCATCCGCACCTGAAAAAACACGCGGGCCGTTTTTAGGCGGCCCGCGTCCCGAGAGAAAAGAAAAGGAACGTCGCTACATTAAACCGGCGGGGTTGGCCGGAGCGGAGTCCAGCCATGAAACCGTGCCGGCAATAGAGCCGGTACCAATGGCGGCTTCGTTAGGGGAAGCGCACCCGAACAGGACGATATAAACGATGACGCCGATCAGGAGGGCGATATAGAGCTTCGCCGACAGCGGCGCCTTGCGGGCTTTGTTGAGGATGACGGAGTTTTCAAACATTTCGCAGGGAGCATACAAGATCTGTGCCGCGGGCCGGTGCAGTAAAACCCCTGCTAAGGTGTCCTAGCAACGGGATTTCTGAAGGGTTGTCCCCGGCCTGTCACCTTGCG
This DNA window, taken from Deltaproteobacteria bacterium, encodes the following:
- a CDS encoding thioredoxin domain-containing protein, coding for MSEEKTSATPRWLYPAAVAVSAVAVIVSFYLTHLHTIRYTKELLGSLCTISDVANCQITIESKYSELFGVPISNFAVITYVLIGVVALSGILDPKKALPRLLLAGGAFTTLVSLVMAYLSYAVLKTICPACTVLYVCSFALLAFGWIALKSAPGGGFGDEISALFSPKLLGISGASVVASLLVLWGLSARMSPVDAIEKKDPAVARPETPKPDVIIDGEQTTEREDTLRLVARFLDAMPKVDLDCGPLQPKGNPNAPVMLVEFADFQCPACKGFVPALKELVRTHGDRVKVCYRNYPLDGECNPRIPKGRGHQNACEAARASICASQQGKLWEIYEAMFEIQGRGLNETSIRSIAKNFALDMGKFEKCMKDPLTDRMIRDDLDTGTKVGVEGTPTIIVNGRKLRARPDATLLKMVVEYEEQR
- the gluQRS gene encoding tRNA glutamyl-Q(34) synthetase GluQRS; translated protein: MTTPYVGRLAPSPTARQHIGNLRTALVAWLDARAHGGRLILRIEDLDPARSRPEFENQIIEDFRAMGLDWDEGPGATAGPAELRNTHSPYRQSERAHYYRKIVTALEARNLVYPCFCSRKEIETAAGAPAPGEDGPRYPGTCRHLPPADASRRISGGESYAFRFRADDRLVTMTDIHTGAAAENVSTLRGDFIVFRKDGVASYQLAVVADDRAMGVTCVVRGADLLDSTARQVLLYEALGWTPPGFLHVPLVTGLGGRKFAKRERDITLPELLHHGWTVEKILGYLAHSLGLLDRPEPVTPAGLLPHYRRDRLSDAPWEVDPGALLR
- a CDS encoding isocitrate/isopropylmalate dehydrogenase family protein: MVQFPAMGIEITYVPGEGLGPELLFHARRVIDALLPGTRWDEQEMGRTAFERTGEAVPRTLVESIRRTRVAIKGPVESAMGVKYSSPNVQLRKTLNLYANVRPLKSLPHVREAFRGIDAVIIRENTEDIYAGIEHKVAQGVVLTIKLATRIACERISHFAFEYAKRYGRRSITCVHKANIMKKSDGLFLETARRVAGESPFIGFSDFIVDNASLQMVQRPQKYDLILTTNLYGDLLSDLGAGLVGGPGTVASASYGDGGMAVFELFHGARPHRDGRDWANPTGILRTVVMLLEHINEREKAQRLDAAIDSIVTGGRDVTGDMGGSATTTRMVDAVLAKAA